A single window of Nicotiana tomentosiformis chromosome 1, ASM39032v3, whole genome shotgun sequence DNA harbors:
- the LOC104116250 gene encoding uncharacterized protein isoform X2: MGKSQQMGTVKGEEESSLIEYLRKEVLDWDDEVKLIARYKAFSGQRSDWEPLYLFWRDLILKVARHLHIFIIRPSQVKIWFDRGGLVPLCLEQVLLEMYTAGELLQNVGVTDPASGWVSQILQKVVNLGGLLRPPTQEKLAEDYYIIPVLLKGVKVSLSARALSGTTSLDFDVLHLIGTVEKLEHQLNVIDQRWKRSRESALASLKLGNKQVALRCSREMKLASLSREKCTALLNRVEEVLAIISDAEASKEVSEAIRIGTQAIKENGINYDEVELCLQELNECVESQKQIDEILGSNVAVAEIDDEDIEDELKKLELNFAEVPTETSTSHSAVDAVVAGGQETTDAMSDSLANLHISHHARKDLEAEHVVEPMGDSSNDVNREAALA; this comes from the exons ATGGGCAAAAGCCAGCAAATGGGGACTGTTAAAGGAGAAGAGGAGTCGAGCCTGATTGAATATTTGAGGAAAGAAGTTCTTGATTGGGACGATGAAGTGAAGTTGATTGCGAGGTACAAAGCATTCAGCGGTCAGAGGAGTGATTGGGAGCCCCTTTATCTTTTCTGGAGGGATTTGATTCTCAAAGTTGCTCGACATCTTCACATCTTCATTATTCGCCCTTCTCAG GTGAAGATTTGGTTCGACCGAGGAGGCCTCGTCCCTTTGTGCCTCGAACAAGTATTG CTTGAAATGTATACCGCTGGTGAACTATTGCAGAATGTGGGAGTCACTGATCCAGCTAGTGGCTGGGTTTCCCAAATTTTGCAGAAAGTAGTAAATTTGGGAGGTCTGTTGAGACCACCTACTCAAGAAAAGCTTGCCGAAGACTATTACATCATTCCTGTATTACTGAAG GGGGTGAAAGTCTCTCTTTCAGCACGAGCACTTTCTGGCACAACAAGTCTAGATTTTGATGTGCTGCATTTGATTGGGACGGTAGAAAAACTTGAGCATCAGCTTAATGTGATAGATCAACGCTGGAAAAG GTCTAGAGAATCTGCTTTAGCTTCTCTAAAGCTTGGGAACAAACAGGTGGCTCTAAGGTGTTCAAGGGAAATGAAGCTGGCTTCTCTGAGTAGAGAAAAATGTACAGCGCTTTTAAACCGAGTGGAGGAAGTCCTTGCAATTATTTCTGATGCAGAAGCCTCAAAGGAG GTTTCTGAAGCCATTCGAATTGGCACACAGGCTATTAAGGAAAATGGGATCAATTATGATGAAGTTGAGCTGTGTCTACAGGAGCTGAATGAGTGTGTTGAATCCCAGAAGCAGATTGATGAAATTCTAG GATCAAATGTAGCAGTTGCAGAAATTGATGATGAAGATATTGAAGATGAGCTGAAGAAGCTAGAGCTGAATTTTGCTGAGGTACCGACTGAAACATCCACCAGTCATAGTGCAGTGGACGCTGTAGTAGCAGGAGGGCAGGAAACTACTGATGCGATGAGTGACTCCCTTGCGAACCTTCATATCTCACACCATGCAAGGAAGGACCTGGAGGCAGAACATGTTGTGGAGCCTATGGGTGACTCGTCAAATGATGTCAATCGGGAAGCTGCTCTGGCATAG
- the LOC104116250 gene encoding uncharacterized protein isoform X1 — protein MGKSQQMGTVKGEEESSLIEYLRKEVLDWDDEVKLIARYKAFSGQRSDWEPLYLFWRDLILKVARHLHIFIIRPSQVKIWFDRGGLVPLCLEQVLLEMYTAGELLQNVGVTDPASGWVSQILQKVVNLGGLLRPPTQEKLAEDYYIIPVLLKEKALQVVQALSKSHWTASCVITWRKFEELSGGFKEAHAVLNHLSECGKAKYLVTNKKDLMEGVKVSLSARALSGTTSLDFDVLHLIGTVEKLEHQLNVIDQRWKRSRESALASLKLGNKQVALRCSREMKLASLSREKCTALLNRVEEVLAIISDAEASKEVSEAIRIGTQAIKENGINYDEVELCLQELNECVESQKQIDEILGSNVAVAEIDDEDIEDELKKLELNFAEVPTETSTSHSAVDAVVAGGQETTDAMSDSLANLHISHHARKDLEAEHVVEPMGDSSNDVNREAALA, from the exons ATGGGCAAAAGCCAGCAAATGGGGACTGTTAAAGGAGAAGAGGAGTCGAGCCTGATTGAATATTTGAGGAAAGAAGTTCTTGATTGGGACGATGAAGTGAAGTTGATTGCGAGGTACAAAGCATTCAGCGGTCAGAGGAGTGATTGGGAGCCCCTTTATCTTTTCTGGAGGGATTTGATTCTCAAAGTTGCTCGACATCTTCACATCTTCATTATTCGCCCTTCTCAG GTGAAGATTTGGTTCGACCGAGGAGGCCTCGTCCCTTTGTGCCTCGAACAAGTATTG CTTGAAATGTATACCGCTGGTGAACTATTGCAGAATGTGGGAGTCACTGATCCAGCTAGTGGCTGGGTTTCCCAAATTTTGCAGAAAGTAGTAAATTTGGGAGGTCTGTTGAGACCACCTACTCAAGAAAAGCTTGCCGAAGACTATTACATCATTCCTGTATTACTGAAG GAAAAGGCTCTTCAAGTGGTCCAAGCATTATCCAAAAGCCACTGGACAGCTTCATGTGTAATTACATGGAGAAAGTTCGAGGAACTTTCTGGCGGATTCAAGGAAGCTCATGCAGTCTTGAATCACTTGTCTGAATGCGGGAAAGCAAAGTACCTTGTAACAAACAAGAAGGATTTAATGGAG GGGGTGAAAGTCTCTCTTTCAGCACGAGCACTTTCTGGCACAACAAGTCTAGATTTTGATGTGCTGCATTTGATTGGGACGGTAGAAAAACTTGAGCATCAGCTTAATGTGATAGATCAACGCTGGAAAAG GTCTAGAGAATCTGCTTTAGCTTCTCTAAAGCTTGGGAACAAACAGGTGGCTCTAAGGTGTTCAAGGGAAATGAAGCTGGCTTCTCTGAGTAGAGAAAAATGTACAGCGCTTTTAAACCGAGTGGAGGAAGTCCTTGCAATTATTTCTGATGCAGAAGCCTCAAAGGAG GTTTCTGAAGCCATTCGAATTGGCACACAGGCTATTAAGGAAAATGGGATCAATTATGATGAAGTTGAGCTGTGTCTACAGGAGCTGAATGAGTGTGTTGAATCCCAGAAGCAGATTGATGAAATTCTAG GATCAAATGTAGCAGTTGCAGAAATTGATGATGAAGATATTGAAGATGAGCTGAAGAAGCTAGAGCTGAATTTTGCTGAGGTACCGACTGAAACATCCACCAGTCATAGTGCAGTGGACGCTGTAGTAGCAGGAGGGCAGGAAACTACTGATGCGATGAGTGACTCCCTTGCGAACCTTCATATCTCACACCATGCAAGGAAGGACCTGGAGGCAGAACATGTTGTGGAGCCTATGGGTGACTCGTCAAATGATGTCAATCGGGAAGCTGCTCTGGCATAG
- the LOC138907168 gene encoding uncharacterized protein — MLCLEGVKKALRAMKSFDDEVVELEKERDEDDGPPTWEEFKEAFMANFIPEEDREAKATEFEQLKQGNKSVQEYYMEFISLAKHVPHMVKTEKAKICSGGSASPSSSSATTVVSPWAHGSHNQTGHGAGRGVDRVTQGGGQPRLLATLDRQSAELSAEVITCILLVCSHNAYAIIDPSLTFSYMTPNFAINLELEPEQLSEPFLVSTQVGESVEATRVYRGCIVSVQARSTEANLIELEMVDFDVIMGMDWLSSCYATLDYHAKIVRF, encoded by the exons ATGTTGTGCCTGGAGGGTGTCAAGAAAGCCCTCCGAGCGATGAAGTCATTTGATGATGAAGTTGTGGAGCTG GAAAAGGAAAGAGATGAAGATGATGGTCCGCCTACTTGGGAAGAATTTAAAGAGGCCTTCATGGCTAACTTTATCCCAGAAGAGGATAGGGAAGCTAAGGCTACAGAGTTCGAGCAGCTCAAGCAAGGGAATAAAAGTGTGCAAGAGTACTACATGGAATTCATAAGTTTGGCAAAGCATGTTCCTCACATGGTTAAGACAGAAAAAGCAAAGATCTGCAG TGGGGGATCAGCTAGTCCTTCTAGTTCCTCAGCTACGACAGTTGTATCACCTTGGGCTCATGGTTCTCATAATCAAACCGGGCATGGGGCAGGTAGAGGTGTAGATCGAGTTACTCAGGGAGGAGGACAACCCCGTTTGCTTGCTACACTTGATCGTCAGAGTGCAGAGTTATCTGCAGAAGTTATTACATGTATACTTCTAGTCTGCTCACATAATGCTTATGCCATAATTGATCCAAGTTTAACATTTTCGTACATGACTCCAAACTTTGCAATTAACCTCGAGCTAGAACCTGAACAACTTAGTGAGCCATTCCTAGTATCTACTCAAGTTGGTGAGTCAGTGGAAGCCACAAGAGTCTATAGAGGTTGTATAGTTTCAGTCCAAGCTCGCAGCACCGAGGCCAATCTCATAGAGTTAgaaatggtggatttcgatgtgatcatgggtatggattggttgtcttcctGCTATGCCACCttagattatcatgccaagatagTCAGGTTCTAA